A region of the Aquila chrysaetos chrysaetos chromosome 15, bAquChr1.4, whole genome shotgun sequence genome:
AAAACCTAACGAAGCCAAAGAACTGGGAggagcaaaagagaaggaaaatatattaactAGTTTGTACTGGGACTTGTTAAACTgattttcatattaaatttaGAATTGTCACTTTCATGTAGAAAATCTACATTGAGCTTGTAGCCCAGAGAGGGGGTTGAGCTGTAGCACTTGGATCTGGAACTGGCATTGTTCTAGATCCATGCTTACATCTGAATTACTCATATAAGAGGCTTTGGTAAGAGTTGAGAGTGTGAATATGTTATGGCAGCCCTTACTAATGTCCTGGTGTGTGATGCCTCCTGCATTCTTGCTAGAGGTCTTATGATTCTCCCAGAGTGTGCAAATGGATCTATCAGCACTGAAGAGCAGCTACAGTATAATCATGCTTGTTCCAGTAAAGAAAACCATCAGCTCACCAGATCTGAAACACCGCCATGCGCTGGTTTCTCCCCATggcttttatgttttcagtgaaaatcagTTCGGTAGCCCTATGGTAATACAATGCTAGCAATGTATCAGCATTTTGTTAAGTTTTGCTATAGAAGAGTTTCTGTAAACATTGTGTTTTCCATCCATTTGGCTTTTAAGAGAGATAATCATGTAGCTGCTAATGAGCATTGTGATAGTTGCAGGTGGTTCTATGCCACATCGTTGGTTTggttatttctctttctcagcaATACCTGTAGTTGAAATAAGAGTTACTGCATGAATACATTTGTTATTTCACagattatataaaatatatccaGTGATGATGACTGGTCATTAGTAAATGGGGAAAATAGACTCAGAGTTTCCTCTGGGCATACCCCAGGTAAAGAGACAGTTAAGAGACATTTGCGGCGGTTTTGCTCCATCAACCTAGCACAGAGGTCTTGTGCTGAGGTGAGGCTGTAACCCCAGATACTTGGAAATTCCATTTCTAAGTACTGGTGGTTTTGTGGATGCATACAGCTTCTGAGAGAGGCTTTGAGAAGGTTACAAGCTGAAGTCAGTCTATGGTGTCTGTGCCCTCTGACGGAAgagggctgtgggcagggctGTGATTGACAGAACTGTGCAAGCACCTCTTCAGCCTTTGGCAGAACTTCTGAGTTTCTTGGAGAAGCATCTGTGTTTCAAGGAATTCATCCAAGCAAACATGAAGTTTTCTGAAGAGGGAAAAGCATACCTGACATGGATTCAGAGCAGTGAGTAGAGTTTTTAAGAGAGGCATCCTGCTTTAGGAAAGGTTTACTGGTTTCTGTCTGGGCAGGATTtaggaaaagcagcatgagGCCCTAACAAATTATTGTTGATTTctaaacccaacaaacaaaagaatacCCCACTTCAGAAAACTACTGTCTGCTTTAAGATGAACTTCAATTCAGAAATTTTGTTCTGTAGAGTGTTCTTTATAGAAAGCAAACAACGTGAATGTGTATGTACATAGTACGTACAAACATATTATGATGCCTGGACTGGCAGTATTGTCCATCTAATGTTCATAGATAATtatcctctcccttccctgtttAGGAATCTTACTGTTTGTGCAGTAATTTTCACAGAATGATAAGACCTCCTTTGTAGGAAAACCCATTTAGTAGTTGTTTACTTTAGAGCAATTTAAAGGTCAAGAAACAGTTTTATATAGTTTTTAAGAAACACAGTTGGATTTACAGTCATCACTGAtcttataaaacaaaactttataGTTAAGATGCCACCTGGGAACTATATACAAAGACTAGTCTAAAAGTATGAGACATACAGGTTTATATGAAGTTACATATGttatgttttgttaaaaaatatgtttttcacacttttttatTATAAGTGGAACTCAACATGAGAACACACAAAATTTGGAGGTGCTGGAAGCATCAATGCACCAAGTTACAATTAATATTAACAATCCTTAAAAGTCCACCAGAGAAGGCAGTGTATCTAACTgaagaattaaattaatatagCTACCCACTTGTGCTCtttaactgaaagaaatacagaaaatgaattgtCTAAACATGAATAATCTCTTGTTTGAGATCTggcagcaaaagggaaaaaagcttgTAAAACTGAAGCACAAGTGATACATCATAAGAACTCTTTACAAGAAGCTTACAACACAGTTTAGTATCTACACAATCTCTTTAATAAATGGAATTTCCACTGATTATTTACAGATTTCAGTGCTGTTGCCATCTCATCCAGTCTTTCCAAGAGACTCTGCTTGTGTAAATAAGGATTAGTTGGCAAAGTTAATtatggtaaaagaaaaatgattgttAAACTTGGGATGAAAATGGCATCTAGAGGATATCtgtttgctgccttctgctcGCAGATGCTAAGGCAGTTTTGATTAGGGCCTTGGATATTCCCAAAGGCCTTTCTGGAGGTTACTGTATGTGGTAGAAAGATCATAACTTTGGAAACATAACACTGGGTACCAGAGGAGGCCTAACTGCAGCagcataaaataatttgcatttccaAAGGAAGTGTAATAATTGAACAAAATAAGGTGTCCAGTGCAATACAACGTTCCCATATCACATGGATTATCAGATCTATTCTACATGGGAAACTTTGTTCTCTAAACAGCACTTTCCCCTTAGAGATACTCATTAAGATGTGAAGTGTTTAAGAGTTGCTGTTGATTTCATCAGGAAATAGGAATGAACTGGAGTTTTGGGGGTGAACAGAGCTATTCCTATCCAGTTGTTGCCACCAGTATTTTAGAGTCATTTCAATTAGCTCAATCAGAAAGTCAAGGTATTAACTTAATTCCACATCAAAAGAGGCAGTACAGTTGTGGGTTGCTGTGGTCTTGCAACAAGGCACAGAGCTACGTTTTCCAAGGTTGCACACTTCAATGATTAAGCCAAAAATCCTTGCATATTTTGGCTCCACTTCAGGTATACCTACAGTCTTTCCTGTTGTGATCTGTTGGACTGAAGTGACCTGTGCAAAGCAGTCCATCTGAGAAGGAGTGCAGGGGTGTGTGAGGGTCTTACTGTGCTGTATGCATGGAATCACTGCAAGTACCCAGTGCAGGAACCGCCTGGCATCTCAACGGGTGCTTTATCTGATTAAGGACACAATCAGGACTACACCATTAATAAAGGCTTCCTGAAattgttgaaagaaaattagTTGTCACCATTCATACATGTGACATAATGACATGAATGTGCTCTTTGAGAAGTGTTCTTACATGGCTGTCAGGAGGGCACTAGTCAAGCCTCTCAGATGTGTGCAAGTAAGAGAAGCATGTCTAGACTttgtgaaaagcattttctatgAGTAGTTAGAAGAactagaaatatattttctatcaAAAAAATCAGGTGATTAATCTGTATTTTAGAGGTGCAATCTATTTAAACCTGGTGTAattgaaaaaggattttttactgttctttttgaAGGTGTTTGAAAAATCATGTTTGCAAAGTGTGTTCTGATCCCAACTCTGGTGTAGTCAGAGAATTGGTGAAAAGCTCTTCAGAGGGTCATTCAATTTATACACTAAAAGACAAACCCTATTAAATACGTCATTCTTTGTGGATGTGTGTGTTTAACCATCAGAGGTGGAGATTCCTCAGGGAATCTATTTCAATGCTGTGTTAGCCTTACTACTAGCTTCCCAAAAAGTTAACATGATTCTTCCTTGCTATAATTTAAGCCTGTTATTTTTACTATTGTCTGCCACTTACATGAAGTGCAAAttattccttttctcatttcagaacTCTACACGTATCTAAAGACTGCTATCTTCTTCCCagactgctttttcctcttcaggttAAACTTTTAACAgtctttttaatctttcctcatAAGACGTATCTTCCCGTACTCCAGTTACCATCACTGCTTCTCTAGGCTCTGCCTAGTGGCCCACATTTTTACTGTAAGACATGAAAGGTCTTGTCCAAAACTGGAAGAAGTGCTTCAGCTGAAACAATGCCAGTGCTGAGTGAAGTGGGAGGATTAAATTGTGCACTGCTTAGGCCATCCTCTTTCCCATACCCTCCAGTTTGCGGGAACTCTCTGGGAGAGGGACTCTCTGGATTCACACACAGCAAACCGAGTCAAGAATCTGGAATTATTTAATGTCccttgaaattaaaaaggaattgtGTAACATTGCCTTGCTATAACTTAGTGTCCATTTCAGTGGATCACTTGGATGTGGAGTGAGTGCCATCTGGAGGTTAGGAAACGTGGAGCTCTGTGTGCTTTcatgctgaaaagcaaaatccccatgctttataaatgaaatgttcttACCTGAATAGGAGCTTGAGCCTGACAGATACTGGACATCTGCCACTCAGTGTAGAGCTTATGACCCATAGCAAGACATGAGGCTGCTCAGTATGTCTCAGAGCAAGGCATGCAAGTGTAATGACTTTCAGTATTATGCAATCACCAGTAAATATGTAACCTCTGAGTGGCCTGTGCAGTTTTTGGAAGAAGCTCTGGACAACATGAGGACAAGGAAAGGCTTgatctcccctccctccttcagATGTTTGAAGATAAACCAGTTCCTGGTGCAGTTTTCTGCTCACAGGAGAGAACAGAAGGCATTTTAGCTGAACAAGAAGGtatcttttttaaagagtaGGTTCCCATTTGGTGTGCCTGAACACAGTTGTCTATCGCAGTTCATGTCTGCACAGAGTGGAACCAGTCCTCCTCACTTCGGCTGATTGCATGATGtggtcttccttctttaggtAGCTTTGCTGTCATCCTAAAAGCCTTAATCCTCCAGTTCTCACTGTGTTGAGAAAGCCAGGAGGAGAACTGCCTGGTGCTGCGACTTGAGTGAGTGGgatttggcttttctttctacactgtctttttgtttttttccagagaccACTCAGGTGTTGACAGTGATGACACTCTTCCATACCACCTCTTGTGCTTTTgaactgctttctgctgctgaagtctaataaaaacaaatagcCTTAGTTGCAAAACATAAGTATACGCATCTCCACCTTAGTCTGGTGAGAGATTGCAGCCTGTTGTATCAGGGCAGTGCTAATGGCTTCTGTGTTGATCTCCACCTAGGACTGAGCATGATCCTACAGAAGCTACATAGAGTTCAAAAGGCATATATTGTATATACTCTCTCCATGCTCTGCTGAGTACTGCTTTTTTCCTACAGAACAACAAGGTCATAAACAAAGTTTGCACCTATATAATGAAGATGCACTAGTGAACAGGCTTTAGGTATTGTGTCGATTTAGCTTGGTGATGGTTTCTCTGGGCAACCACAAATTTTAGGAATTATGAACCTGTTAAATTCAAGGCTGATGGTCCTAAGAGTGTAAGACAGGTTGCTGAGACAACACGCCTTCAGAGCAAAATGTGAAAGCCTGCTTCCTTGTCAATGAGTTTCCATCAGCTAAACCAGAATAAAAGAATAAGAGAAGGGAATCTGAGAGCAGCAGatctaaagaaacaaaaatgaaaactagtGTGAAAAAAATTTGGTCTTCCTCCCTTAGCAGGGAGGGGTGAAAAAGCATAGAACATGTCTCACGTGccttaaattttattctttagagCAAGCTTAAACATGCAGATGACAGAGGCTGATCAATCCTTGGCTAACTACATGAAATGCAACaagctgctgcattttattgCACTGACTTTCAGAATTGAATGTATATTGTTTATGTTGGGATTCATCTGAGTGGGTCTTCAttaattgtttattttcaggAGATAAAAGTTCAGGAAGAAATTGCCTTTTGGCTGTAATCTTGTTCTTTCTGATGTTCATGGCAACCTTACTGTAGACTTGCATGGGAAGATGGATGAGATCTGTAGTGCTAACTCTCTATATATGGCCCAGTCCCCCCAAATACAAAGAGTATTGCCTCCTACGACATTGTCAGACAACATCGATCTTTGCTCTTGAAAGAAGGTCCGTGCTAGACAGTAGTGTTGGTCTCTCTGAGAAAAAGATTGAGGAATTTTTTACATGCTGTGGAGTCTGTTGGCTAGAACCATTCAACTTGCTCTGTTACGGTTGTATTTTTACTGAAGCACTAGGAAAGCTGGAGCTCACCCTCAAGTTTCCTCTTCCGTGCTCCACTGCTGAAGAAGTAATCCATGTTTACCAGAGCCCTGCCAAGTTCAGTATTCATTCGACTGCCAACAGTCTGGTTGGTCGAGTTGGGAACTTTGCTTGAGAACACAGGCATATAGTTTGGCAGAGGATTCTGCTCCTTCTTGTTACCCTGGATGAAACAAAGACCGTTAATAAGTTTTCAGAATTACATCCATTGCTTGTTACAAAAATACAAGTTACTGAGATTATTTATAATATCAGcacttttgcttttgaaattagTATTTGAATGTACTTAAAGATACCATACTGAATGTATGTGAAACTGCTGGaagaaataacaggaaaaaaaagaaagttggtTTACTTTGTCTTACATGGGAATAGGATAACACAgggaaatgaataattttcaaatgtgttgCATAAAATGTCAGCTGGGACAGAAGTTAGCCTGCTCTAGAATGGTCATGATGTGGGaggatttttgtttaatttttagtaAGTGGCTTGGATTTCAGCATGATGACATTATCCTACAAATTTTCTCCTGGGAAGATGGTTATTCTAGCACTTGTCTTTCTATGGAGTTGTTAATACTGAAACAGAttgaacacacacacatactgtatttctttgtgGCGTAAGCAGCAGATGAAAGGCACTTcagttgtcttttatttttcctaaagatTTTAGTCTTAAAGTATTTGCCGATTATGCCTAAGTATGCTTCAATTTGAACTATTAGCCTGGCACAAATTGAGAAAACTAAAAAGAGCCTGGATTACAGTTGaatgtttgtttaaaacttACCATTTGGTCATAGTCCTTTAGGAAACTCCAGTTGTGGTACCTTGGAATAGAAGtaaaaaatgcagtgtaaaatattctgtctttaaataaaatagttaaTGTTGGTCATATTTGAATGCCTATTTAACTGCTCAATTCGATACCTACAGCCCAGCTCTTACACCTGCATGCTCTTTGTACTGAAACCTGTCTTTCCTGTGATGAAGCCCAGGGTTTTCTTTATTCCCATATAGAGCCCATACTACATGaggagtggggtttttttggtaaaggAATATGAAAATAGCATGTCCACAATGTATTCTTTGCACAAATGCAGATAAATTAGCAAAGTCCTGAGTTACTCTGGCAAACTTTTGTCCCATGCCTTGAGGAAGACAcagctgcttattttttaaatgaccaaTACTCTGCTCCTACCAGTTCTGGTAGGAATTCACAGAGCTGTATTTGCTGCAGACAAACACCCATGGGAGTATTTTGTGCAGATAGGCAGCAGTGCTAGGAGCAAATTGAGTCCAAAGACCTGAGTTTTGCTCTTCAGCTCTGTTCTATACCTGGTGTGGGACTACAGGCCAATTCCTTTGATATTCTGTCCTTTGCTTTCCCATCCTTTGCTTTCCCTGGcccaaaatggagaaaactaaAGTTCACCTGCTATTGTAAAAGTACTGTGAGGTCAAGAGAGTAAACAGTTAACTACAGCTGTATTTGCAGCAGGGCTCAAGGGACACGTGGGTTGACTCTCTGAGCTGGTTATCTGTGTCTATACAGTGGTACATCTAAGCTCATTGATCTAGTGTTGAAGCTGTACATCCTTCTGAATTGAGCTCATCTGTACAGCACAGCCATGTACCACGTGGAGCTAGGAGCATTGGATTTCTGTGCTGCACTCCCCCATCCAGTGCAGATACGCCCTAAGTGCAAGTAAAAGCTGATTTATGATTGTTGTGTTTATCACTATATATCTTGGTATAGCAGCACAGCATAGAGGTCCTAAAATTTTTTATCTTGCTATGCTAGCCACTATTTGAACATAGCAGATTTGGGTGTTACTGGGTGGTGCTAATTACTGACAAATGCTTGGGTCTCAGACATTTACCTATATCCACTTCAAGTCAGACCACTAACACATAGCAGCCTTCCCCATCACTGTTTTTGGGATGGGGATGTGGAGCTGAAGGACAGTTCTCTGCAGGCTGTAGCATATGTAGTCTGGTGAATCCAGCTTTAGGTATCTGTCCTTCATGTGTCTGTCCTACCCTTTTACAAGAGTTTCTGTCTTCGTAGCTAAGACTGGAGAGCAGGACATGCATCAGCTATATGAAGTGTTACCTATCTTACCCATGAAAGTGAGTTTGCACCAGTATCCATGACTGTGAATCCCAAGGTGCATGCACAGAGAGAGAGTCCCTCTTGGTGCCTTAGCTAGGGAATGGGTGTGGAAAATGCTGGGCCCATTTGGGATGAGTCTGAACACACAGCTGTGAAAGAATACATTGCCACCACGGCCCTGGCTTTGCATGCATCAGGGTCCTTTCCCTTAGGTAAAGGGGAAGCCAGACAGGAGTGCAAATGCATCTCTGGGAAAATCAGAGCTGTGATTTGTATCTCCTCCAGAAGGCTGAGGAGGATGAGGGTTTTCAGATGGTTTCTTTTCCCATGCTAAAAAAGCCCGAGAGTgatgttctttttcctccctttcctttagCTTGGCTAATTTGCAGTTGGAATTGGATCTGATTTTACTTTTGCTAAAGATATTCTTCTAATACGCATGCTCATGCTGTATACTGAAGTATGAACATAAACACTTAAGATGTGGCAGAGACAGAGAGGATCTTAATTTCAGTTTCCTTCAGGTCACTGGTGTATACACAGTCAAAGCTTAGGTTGTATGTGTGCAGTTCAGTCTGCTGAAACACTCTAACAGTGGGGCATGTTCAGTAGATTTACAGATTGGGAATACAAAATCATATTTTGGCAGAACACTCTGTTCAGCTTCCATTTCAGCCATTTCCAAGAATATGAGAAGAGGTGATAATATCAGTGTGTCTGCAATAAATTAGAAAGGTTGGCACATTTATATCTTCATTGTGGAAATCTCTATAAAGCTAAAAGATACTTAGCATGCGATTCTTTGCATCTCTTTTCAGCTTAAGCCCAGCATGCCAGGAGATATTAGCATAGATTTTGTCcagtgaaggaaaacagagataaTATAATCTTAGAAAGAAAGGTGTTAGAGTCTGATCCAAAGTccctgcagaagaaaatttcctttgatAGTGTAGGCTTTGGATCAAGCCCTAAGACTGTCAGCAAGCATCAGTACCATTGTCAAGATGAGTAGAAGAGGCATGAACTGGAACAAGTGACTTACCagatttttcttgctctctgtTCAGCCTCCACAGACTCTCTCCAGATCTTATCCTGTTGAACCTGgtcctgctgcagtgctgcctgctCGTCTGCCCAGGCCCGAGTAGCCGGTTGTGCAATGACAGGTCTTCTGGGTTGGGTGCTGCCGCAAGACACAGATGGAGCTGAGGCTGGTTGACCCAGAGGTGTGGTTGCTGGTTGCCAAGACCTAACCAAGGTATTTCTCCTGAATCCAGAACCCTTTCCCAACTTGTCCATTTTGAGACTCACTGTGTCCCCAGTATTGCTAGGTGTATTGTGGCTGTTAGGAAAGTTAAACCTGCTGTTGTTTGCACTTTCAAAGCTCCTTCTCTCCTAAcgttttctttcagctgctgatTTGGAGtcctttcagaaaatgaacGTGCACGGCAGCACTGACAGGCAGTGCTGGGCACTGTTTTACTTCCCTCTTATTTAATGCTCATTTCCTACTGCTTTATCTCGCTTCGTTGCTTGAATGCTGAGGGAGTTTTCATGGTAACAGCAATTTTGTAAGAAACAACTGTTACTGAAAGCCGTCGGATCTCCAGCCGTAACCAGCAAACTCTCAGCTTACGAGGTGATTACTGCTGCTTGCAGCTGAGACCACCCTCTATTCAAAATCCTCAGAACAATAAAGTCTGGTTTAGTAGCAAAGGGTGATGTGGAGATTGCTGCTGAGTATGTCACAAGGACTTTTGTTGTCGTTATGTAGCAGAAGCAAAATCTCCTGAAAGCTGCTGGTTTCCCTGGTGTGTTTACTGTCTCTATTGGAAACAAGTCTGCCTTGTGAATATTCACCAGAAAGGGAGTGGAGACCAGTGGGACAGCTGCTGGGGCCTTGAACTCTATTTGGGGCAGAGCTTGTTTGTTGAAAATAAGGTATTTCAACAAATCTGTGCTTTGAAAGCTCCTTATTTTCAGATTCTAAAAAAAGAGCAGCCAGAGATCATCAAAAGTCCTTTTTAAGTACTTGGAGATTTCTGCAGGAGGCATTAAGCAACTATGAGAAGtagtttttcagtaactttgAAGGGTTATTAGTATACAAAGCGagaattttcaaaacagtgtcCAAAATATCAGTGTTTGTCTTTACAGTCAGCCTGTTGGGCTTTTGTGGTATTAAGTCACTTCCTCAGGTATTTGTGACCTTGCAGGAAAGCGGAGtattttaagtataaatttCCTCCGAAATTCTTGACGAACTTGTTTTTGAATAGTGTGGATTAGCTCCAGATAAAATAAGCCTCTTGCTTCATCTTCCTGGTAGATGCTAATGAACTTTGAATCTACTTTTCTAGGGGTTTTTTGGCAGACTTACTTGCTTGCAGTATTGGGAAATACATGCTGAATTtggcaaataatttcttttaaaatagttacaACTACACAACAATCCAAACACTTCACGTAGACATACTTGAGCAAGAAATACTTCTATATTTGGAAAAATTGTTCTGACTTTGAAGGTTGCAATAACATAACTTAAGAAGAGGTAAACTCCACCTCAAACCACAgtgtttgctttgggtttgAATGAATTTTTAGTagtctttttgttgtttgtttgcttgtttttctgagaTAATTGAAACCGAAACAgtgtttttcatctctttcagccaaaaagcaaaaaaagtcatGTATCCACGCAGCATTATCATGAACTGAAGAACGGAACTGTTTGCCAACCTGGCCTGATAGTTGTCTCTGTTCCTCTTGTGGAATCTGCTTATCCTGCTGCATTTGATCCAGGGTCCTCTCCAAGTTAGAGTGTGCGCAGCTGGTTGGAGAATGGGGTTTTAGCAGCATCTAGCTGCTTTAAAAGGAAGCTGAGGCATGTTTGGAAGACCCAGTGCATTAATCAGTGCACGTGGGATTTTAGCTCCTGATCAGGTCAGGAAAGGATCCTGATGGGAAGTCTGTTCCTGTGCATGGAAcactttttaattcttgtttatGAAGTTCTTGTGTTATTTTAATTCTAATCCTTTCTTCAAGTCAATTTCTGCAAATTAAACATAATAAACTAAAAATGGTTATTAAGCTGAATGTGTAGCTTCCAAATGACTACTTGTAGCCACTGAATAAACTGGACGGAGAGATTACAAGCAGGAGTTTAAAGTCTTTGCCATTGGGTGGTGTCTGCAAAGATGCAGGACTTGTAACTACCCTGGTTTTGATGCAGGTGTAGGGCTACGAAGTGCCTCTCAGAACATCTTACTGAAAGTGGACTCATAGGTTAAAGCCAAATCTGTTGGTCTGAGAAGCCCCAacctcagaaaagaaagaagtcttaACTGTTTAGGACTTCTTTAGGCTTCAAACAAGAGTAAGCTATGAGTCTACATGCAAGTATTGGACACTTCATAGTGTTCAAGCCATTTCTCTGGAAATAACAGACGGGAATGGGATCATGGCTGTTTAAATAAgttgggttttaaaaaaattatgataatGTGACTTTAAAATGTAGCTACTGTTCCAAAACCAGATCACTAAGAgctaaattttgaaaattatccCATTTTCTGTTGGGACCAGAAGTCATTAAGGGAGTGGTTATGCACCATTAAAGCACATCAAGGTGAATGCAAGAGTGAAATTTCTGGGCGTTCCTCTAGATTCCTTACTAGATATTACTAGCCCATTTAGGCCATTTACTAGATTAACAGCCCAGCAGAACTGCTGCAGATACTGAGCTGTTTCCCTCATATTACCATCTGCCAGTTTAGTATTTGTTTATGATAACAATGCGGGGCATTTAAGCAGGGAGCTCATTTGAATTCATACGACTGATATACTCTGTACTTCTTTCATCCTGTAGGAGGATACGTTGGTGTTTATTGTGGCTTCATGCCATATGTATCTATGTAAATTGATTAtagcatctttattttttctggttgGGGACatgaaacttgaaaaaagtTATGAATGTCACTGTAGGAGATGGTGCCTTTGCTTAGGAGTTTGGTTTGGGATTAGTTTATCTGACAAGCAGTGTTGGTGCCCATCATTCTAAGGAAGAACTTGACTGAGGTTAGTCTTTTGTTGTTGCCAGACAAGTGATGATACGCACTACAAATTCATCtgtgaaaaatatgttatttcCCCCTGTCAAAGGAAAAGATGTCTAGGGAGGCATTTTATGGAGGAAGTTCAGACAACACGTTTTTATTTGACCACAAGAGGGTATTGCAGTATCAGTTATGCAAGACTTGAGCTAATGTTTGCCTTTATATGCActgccttatttttaaaatacacacttCTTGAAACTGATCATTTACAATAGGCAGTTGTTAAGAAAATTAGGTTTTGCATGCCAGTATTTGATGTCCTTGTCCAGAGGCAATTTCTGAGatgtttttcctaaaatttgttttggtttttatagTAAGAAGTTTCTTGAAGCTCAAGAAGTTCTCATAGGTTTCACTGGAA
Encoded here:
- the C15H2orf50 gene encoding uncharacterized protein C2orf50 homolog isoform X1, which produces MDKLGKGSGFRRNTLVRSWQPATTPLGQPASAPSVSCGSTQPRRPVIAQPATRAWADEQAALQQDQVQQDKIWRESVEAEQRARKIWYHNWSFLKDYDQMGNKKEQNPLPNYMPVFSSKVPNSTNQTVGSRMNTELGRALVNMDYFFSSGARKRKLEGELQLS
- the C15H2orf50 gene encoding uncharacterized protein C2orf50 homolog isoform X2; translated protein: MALRSPYSKEMNLNTHHKQSTQPRRPVIAQPATRAWADEQAALQQDQVQQDKIWRESVEAEQRARKIWYHNWSFLKDYDQMGNKKEQNPLPNYMPVFSSKVPNSTNQTVGSRMNTELGRALVNMDYFFSSGARKRKLEGELQLS